The following are encoded together in the Mesoterricola sediminis genome:
- a CDS encoding Na+/H+ antiporter NhaC family protein → MSFLSLVPALVTIAVALVWRRVALALFCGVVAGALVLAGFQPLPALAGLGRSLLHAFTDADRLKIVVFILLIGGLLELISASGAYLAFGQAVGRTLRTGRKARLAAWGLSFCMFFDDYANVLISGSAMRSVMDRNKVPASVLAYMVDVVALVASVMLVSTWAAFEGALMVDAGRDLGLHGSLSDFFLRALPYHYYTFLALFLSLMVAWTGRWFGAGLDDHAYRLAEEAEVAGEGAGARHVVAPVAVLVGSAILGLFVFGVRALQAQGEPVTLIRILGAAPSVEILIGATVLAIGVAAVTLVRDGVLPHRHAPAHFGRGLGSMVSIGLIVLLATALSQMAKDLGTGLYIAHAFERFLSPATLPFIVFFISLLVTVTTGFSWGAMAIVMPVAFQLAGAQSGALIPVVSAAVITGAVSGEHVVPYSEKAVMTAAACGVAPLYHVRTQAFQTLAVITAAGMAFLLVGFHVSLVWTYVLPAAFLAGLHLLFAREAGFRA, encoded by the coding sequence ATGTCCTTCCTCTCCCTGGTCCCCGCCCTGGTGACCATCGCCGTGGCCCTGGTCTGGCGCCGGGTCGCCCTGGCCCTGTTCTGCGGGGTGGTCGCCGGCGCCCTCGTGCTGGCCGGCTTCCAGCCCCTGCCGGCCCTGGCCGGGCTCGGACGCAGCCTCCTGCACGCCTTCACGGATGCCGACCGGCTCAAGATCGTCGTGTTCATCCTCCTGATCGGCGGCCTCCTGGAGCTCATTTCCGCCAGCGGGGCCTACCTGGCCTTCGGGCAAGCCGTTGGGCGTACCCTCCGCACGGGCCGCAAGGCGCGGCTCGCGGCCTGGGGGCTCAGCTTCTGCATGTTCTTCGACGACTACGCCAACGTCCTCATCTCCGGCTCCGCCATGCGCAGCGTCATGGACCGGAACAAGGTGCCAGCCTCCGTGCTGGCGTACATGGTCGATGTGGTGGCCCTGGTGGCCAGCGTCATGCTCGTCTCCACCTGGGCCGCCTTCGAGGGGGCCCTGATGGTGGACGCGGGCCGGGACCTGGGCCTCCACGGCAGCCTCTCGGACTTCTTCCTGCGGGCCCTGCCCTACCACTACTACACCTTCCTCGCCCTCTTCCTCTCCCTGATGGTGGCCTGGACGGGCCGCTGGTTTGGCGCCGGCCTGGACGACCACGCCTACCGCCTGGCCGAGGAGGCCGAGGTCGCGGGCGAGGGCGCCGGCGCCCGTCACGTGGTCGCGCCCGTGGCCGTGCTGGTGGGCTCCGCCATCCTGGGGCTCTTCGTGTTCGGCGTCCGCGCCCTCCAGGCCCAGGGCGAGCCCGTGACCCTCATCCGCATCCTGGGCGCCGCGCCCTCCGTGGAGATCCTCATCGGCGCCACGGTGCTGGCCATCGGGGTCGCGGCCGTGACCCTCGTGCGGGACGGCGTCCTCCCCCACCGCCACGCGCCCGCGCACTTCGGGCGGGGGCTGGGCTCCATGGTCTCCATCGGGCTCATCGTCCTGCTGGCCACCGCCCTCAGCCAGATGGCCAAGGACCTGGGCACGGGCCTCTACATCGCCCACGCCTTCGAGCGCTTCCTGAGCCCGGCCACCCTGCCCTTCATCGTCTTCTTCATCTCCCTCCTGGTGACCGTCACCACCGGCTTCAGCTGGGGCGCCATGGCCATCGTCATGCCCGTGGCCTTCCAGCTGGCGGGGGCCCAGTCCGGGGCCCTGATTCCCGTCGTCTCCGCCGCCGTCATCACCGGCGCCGTGAGCGGCGAGCACGTCGTCCCCTACTCCGAGAAGGCGGTCATGACCGCCGCCGCCTGCGGCGTGGCCCCCCTCTACCACGTGCGCACCCAGGCCTTCCAGACCCTGGCCGTCATCACCGCCGCCGGCATGGCCTTCCTCCTGGTCGGCTTCCACGTGAGCCTCGTGTGGACGTACGTCCTGCCCGCCGCCTTCCTGGCGGGTCTCCACCTGCTCTTCGCGCGGGAGGCGGGCTTCCGCGCCTAG
- a CDS encoding menaquinone biosynthesis decarboxylase: protein MGQDFRAFLKRLEEAGELRRVRAEVDPYLEAAAITDRVCKLPGGGSALLFEQVKGGALPVATNVFGSYRRMAMALGVDREPRGLDAIGDRIEKLIQEAMPKPGAGFLDKLSKLPMLAEVSAWMPKTVRKGLCQEVIHTGAEARLSRLPVLTTWPEDGGPFITLGLSHTRHKNGMRNMGMYRLQVFDDHTLGFHTQLHHDGARARHGYAPGERMPVAVSFGGDPALTYAATAPLPPFLSEVMFTGFLRGEGVEMVKCVTHDLEVPADSEIVIEGWVDPGELRREGPFGDHTGYYSLADDYPVLHVEAITHRRDPVYPATLVGRPPQEDTYLGLATERIFLPLLRMILPEVVDMHLPPAGGFHNLAILSIRKAYPGHAQKVMNAVWGTGQMMFTKAVVIVDADIDPHDMNEVLFRVTSNVDPRRDMLFTEGPLDVLDHSSDRFAFGSKVGIDATRKSAKLDGFQREWPGDLAFPEEVLDRVTRRWKEYGL, encoded by the coding sequence ATGGGTCAGGATTTCAGAGCCTTCCTCAAGCGCCTGGAGGAGGCCGGCGAACTGCGGCGGGTCCGGGCGGAGGTGGACCCGTACCTGGAGGCGGCGGCCATCACGGACCGCGTGTGCAAGCTCCCCGGCGGCGGCAGCGCCCTCCTGTTCGAGCAGGTGAAGGGCGGGGCCCTGCCCGTGGCCACGAACGTCTTCGGCAGCTACCGGCGGATGGCCATGGCCCTGGGGGTGGACCGGGAGCCCCGGGGCCTGGACGCCATCGGCGACCGCATCGAGAAGCTGATCCAGGAGGCCATGCCCAAGCCCGGCGCGGGGTTCCTGGACAAGCTCTCCAAGCTCCCCATGCTCGCCGAGGTGAGCGCCTGGATGCCGAAGACCGTCCGGAAGGGCCTCTGCCAGGAGGTGATCCACACGGGGGCGGAGGCCAGGCTCTCCCGGCTGCCCGTCCTGACCACCTGGCCCGAGGACGGCGGCCCCTTCATCACCTTGGGGCTCAGCCACACGCGCCACAAGAACGGCATGCGCAACATGGGCATGTACCGCCTGCAGGTCTTCGACGACCACACCCTCGGCTTCCACACCCAGCTGCACCATGACGGGGCCCGGGCCCGGCACGGCTACGCGCCCGGGGAGCGGATGCCCGTGGCGGTGAGTTTCGGGGGCGACCCGGCCCTCACCTACGCCGCGACGGCGCCGCTGCCCCCCTTCCTCTCGGAGGTGATGTTCACGGGCTTCCTGCGCGGCGAGGGCGTGGAGATGGTCAAGTGCGTCACCCACGACCTGGAGGTGCCCGCCGATTCGGAGATCGTCATCGAGGGCTGGGTCGATCCCGGGGAACTGCGCCGGGAGGGGCCCTTCGGCGACCACACCGGCTACTACTCCCTGGCCGACGACTATCCCGTCCTCCACGTGGAGGCCATCACCCACCGCCGCGACCCGGTCTACCCGGCCACCCTCGTGGGCCGGCCCCCCCAGGAGGACACCTACCTGGGGCTGGCCACGGAGCGGATCTTCCTGCCCCTTCTCCGCATGATCCTGCCGGAGGTGGTCGACATGCACCTGCCGCCCGCGGGCGGCTTCCACAACCTCGCCATCCTCTCCATCCGCAAGGCCTACCCGGGCCACGCCCAGAAGGTCATGAACGCGGTGTGGGGCACGGGGCAGATGATGTTCACGAAGGCCGTGGTCATCGTGGACGCGGACATCGATCCCCACGACATGAACGAGGTGCTCTTCCGGGTCACCAGCAACGTGGACCCCCGGCGGGACATGCTCTTCACGGAGGGCCCCCTGGACGTGCTGGACCACAGCAGCGACCGGTTCGCCTTCGGCAGCAAGGTCGGCATCGACGCCACCCGCAAGAGCGCGAAGCTGGACGGCTTCCAGCGCGAGTGGCCCGGCGACCTGGCCTTCCCCGAGGAGGTCCTGGACCGCGTCACCCGCCGCTGGAAGGAGTACGGCCTATAG
- a CDS encoding glutathione peroxidase, whose product MRAPILMSAALALAAVTPAHGKEPMSLHELTTRTLDGKPQNLAAYKGKAVLVVNVASECGFTPQYAGLEWLYETYRDRGLVVLGFPCNQFGGQEPGSPETIQAFCTTKFKVTFPMMEKVEVKGPGQSPVYAFLTRDAGVPKWNFTKYLVGKDGRVIRAFPSQVAPESKELKDAVEAALRD is encoded by the coding sequence ATGCGCGCACCGATCCTCATGTCCGCCGCCCTGGCCCTCGCGGCCGTCACTCCCGCCCACGGAAAGGAACCCATGTCCCTGCATGAATTGACGACCCGCACCCTGGACGGGAAGCCCCAGAACCTGGCGGCCTACAAGGGCAAGGCCGTGCTCGTCGTGAACGTGGCGAGCGAATGCGGCTTCACCCCCCAGTACGCCGGCCTCGAATGGCTGTACGAGACCTACCGGGACCGGGGCCTCGTCGTCCTGGGATTCCCCTGCAACCAGTTCGGCGGGCAGGAACCCGGCAGCCCGGAGACCATCCAGGCCTTCTGCACCACCAAGTTCAAGGTCACCTTCCCCATGATGGAGAAGGTGGAGGTGAAGGGGCCCGGCCAGTCCCCGGTCTACGCCTTCCTGACCCGGGACGCCGGCGTCCCCAAGTGGAACTTCACCAAGTACCTGGTCGGGAAGGACGGCCGCGTGATCCGCGCCTTCCCCAGCCAGGTGGCCCCGGAGAGCAAGGAACTGAAGGACGCCGTGGAGGCGGCCCTCCGGGATTGA
- a CDS encoding thymidine phosphorylase codes for MRMYDLIYTKKMGGKLTPEQIAFWVEGAARGTVPDEQSAALLMAICWRGMDVEETLALTLGMRDSGDRVDLSSVPGVKVDKHSTGGVGDKTTLILGPIVAACGVPCAMFSGRGLGHTGGTVDKYMAVPGLKVELSVEDFRKSLLETGFANSAQTGDITPADRKLYALRDVTATVESIPLITASIMSKKLAGGSDALVLDVKCGAGAFMKTLDDARTLAQSMVAVGRAHGMNIKALITRMAEPLGRAIGNSLEVMESVEILKGLHGDSDLAKESFRLAAEMLILGGAAPTLAEAEQRVAQAVASGKAMDTYRAWVAFNGGDARALDDFSLLPQAAHTQDILAEEGGYIHAIDSRCLGILAMEMGGGRASKDDVLDLGVGLTIHRNVGDRVERGEAILTQHHNGKLGNPLPKGWIDIRPEPCPKAPWLLETI; via the coding sequence ATGCGTATGTATGACTTGATCTACACCAAGAAGATGGGCGGAAAGCTCACCCCCGAGCAGATCGCCTTCTGGGTCGAAGGGGCTGCCCGGGGCACCGTCCCCGACGAGCAGAGCGCGGCCCTCCTCATGGCCATCTGCTGGCGCGGCATGGACGTGGAGGAGACGCTCGCCCTCACCCTCGGCATGCGCGATTCCGGCGACCGGGTGGACCTCTCCTCCGTTCCCGGCGTGAAGGTGGACAAGCACTCCACCGGCGGCGTGGGCGACAAGACCACCCTCATCCTCGGCCCCATCGTGGCCGCCTGCGGCGTCCCCTGCGCCATGTTCAGCGGCCGCGGCCTGGGCCACACCGGCGGCACCGTGGACAAGTACATGGCCGTCCCCGGGCTCAAGGTGGAACTGAGCGTGGAGGACTTCCGGAAGAGCCTCCTGGAGACGGGCTTCGCCAACAGCGCCCAGACCGGCGACATCACCCCCGCCGACCGCAAACTCTACGCCCTCCGGGACGTGACCGCCACCGTGGAATCCATCCCCCTGATCACGGCCAGCATCATGAGCAAGAAGCTGGCGGGCGGCTCCGACGCCCTCGTGCTGGACGTGAAGTGCGGCGCCGGCGCCTTCATGAAGACCCTCGACGACGCCCGGACCCTGGCCCAGAGCATGGTGGCCGTGGGCCGCGCCCACGGGATGAACATCAAGGCCCTCATCACCCGCATGGCCGAGCCCCTGGGCCGCGCCATCGGCAACAGCCTCGAAGTCATGGAGTCGGTGGAGATCCTCAAGGGCCTGCACGGGGACTCCGACCTGGCCAAGGAGAGCTTCCGGCTCGCCGCCGAGATGCTCATCCTGGGCGGCGCCGCCCCCACCCTGGCCGAGGCCGAGCAGCGCGTGGCCCAGGCGGTGGCCTCCGGCAAGGCCATGGACACCTACCGCGCCTGGGTCGCCTTCAACGGCGGCGACGCGCGGGCCCTGGACGACTTCAGCCTCCTGCCCCAGGCCGCCCACACCCAGGACATCCTGGCGGAGGAGGGCGGCTACATCCACGCCATCGACAGCCGCTGCCTGGGCATCCTGGCCATGGAGATGGGCGGGGGACGCGCCTCCAAGGACGATGTGCTGGACCTGGGCGTCGGCCTCACGATCCACCGGAACGTGGGCGACCGGGTGGAGCGCGGCGAGGCGATCCTCACCCAGCACCACAACGGCAAGCTGGGCAACCCGCTGCCCAAGGGCTGGATCGACATCCGCCCCGAGCCCTGCCCCAAGGCGCCCTGGCTCCTCGAGACGATCTAG
- a CDS encoding YfgM family protein: MVSSNKNKVIQVQKPAQSLQAFQKKVASEADVNTGILKPMLIGAGVVLGLGVAVFGFRGWRASVVERFEADLASLQLEVTGSPMEPVPAAEVEKRMREKLPQLETLVKGAPGSEKAVAEGVLASWKLQLDGKGGVAADLEDAWGRLRAAQKHLALGSADEALAALTPLRKDADPGKAWAPVFWTTLLDADRLKGDRAQALKDVADYKSRFKTQADPAVEHMLQGV; encoded by the coding sequence ATGGTTTCCAGCAACAAGAACAAGGTGATCCAGGTCCAGAAGCCGGCCCAGAGCCTCCAGGCCTTCCAGAAGAAGGTGGCCTCCGAAGCCGACGTCAACACGGGGATCCTGAAGCCCATGCTCATCGGCGCCGGCGTGGTGCTGGGGCTGGGTGTCGCCGTGTTCGGTTTCCGTGGCTGGCGCGCCTCCGTGGTGGAGCGGTTCGAGGCCGACCTGGCCTCCCTCCAGCTCGAGGTCACGGGCAGCCCCATGGAGCCCGTCCCCGCCGCCGAGGTGGAGAAGCGCATGCGGGAGAAGCTGCCGCAGCTCGAGACCCTCGTGAAGGGGGCCCCCGGCTCCGAGAAGGCGGTCGCCGAAGGCGTGCTCGCCAGCTGGAAGCTCCAGCTGGACGGGAAGGGCGGCGTGGCCGCCGACCTGGAGGACGCCTGGGGGCGCCTCCGCGCGGCCCAGAAGCACCTCGCCCTGGGCTCCGCCGACGAGGCCCTGGCGGCCCTCACCCCCCTGCGCAAGGACGCGGACCCGGGCAAAGCCTGGGCGCCCGTTTTCTGGACCACCCTCCTGGACGCCGACCGTCTGAAGGGTGACCGGGCCCAGGCCCTGAAGGACGTCGCCGACTACAAGTCCCGGTTCAAGACCCAGGCCGACCCCGCCGTGGAGCACATGCTGCAGGGCGTGTAG
- a CDS encoding energy transducer TonB: MRSIYRVLLVLLLVPTAFFVKATPPLNSSDQVPSKLYFYSPDKTTGLRVSYNARKDMETPWRGRFFQKRWWGKRLLGESDFSIRRLPAQLLVSNTGRYAAAIGMRNYELRDEFEIAIYRNDGVMIKWNYLTNILPRAELGYYPKWTHAPYWTASINEGPQELLLTPHGQLRPEIQPGTECPPLRIDLATGAVLTPHDELVPWFQSRYAFMVVPEEPAIKPTSFKHQECATGSETVDFESLPTISLQTVLDRRSLINLPPYPPLAKVARIVGLLSIEVAITNSGKVRCARYISGPPQLAISVLKSALMWEFKPDQCPGAPPMVRGMISVRGHFEIGEQSP; this comes from the coding sequence TTGAGATCCATCTACAGAGTCTTGCTGGTGCTATTGCTTGTGCCAACCGCGTTCTTTGTCAAAGCAACTCCACCACTGAATTCCAGCGATCAGGTCCCCTCAAAGCTGTATTTTTATTCTCCGGACAAAACGACCGGTTTGCGAGTTAGCTATAATGCCAGAAAGGATATGGAAACACCTTGGCGTGGGAGGTTTTTCCAGAAGCGATGGTGGGGAAAGCGCTTGCTCGGCGAATCTGATTTCTCCATCAGAAGGCTTCCCGCCCAATTATTGGTATCAAATACGGGTCGATACGCTGCTGCCATCGGCATGAGAAACTATGAACTCCGCGACGAGTTTGAAATTGCCATCTATCGTAATGATGGCGTCATGATCAAATGGAATTACTTGACCAATATCCTTCCAAGGGCAGAACTTGGATATTACCCCAAATGGACACATGCACCCTATTGGACCGCCTCAATCAACGAAGGACCACAAGAACTCCTATTAACTCCTCACGGACAATTGCGCCCAGAAATCCAGCCTGGGACTGAGTGCCCACCATTACGGATCGACCTCGCCACCGGAGCAGTTCTTACACCACATGACGAGTTGGTGCCATGGTTTCAAAGTCGATATGCCTTCATGGTGGTCCCTGAAGAACCAGCCATCAAGCCAACTTCCTTCAAACACCAGGAGTGTGCAACAGGCTCAGAGACCGTCGACTTTGAATCCCTTCCCACGATTTCACTTCAGACCGTGCTGGATCGGCGAAGTTTGATTAATTTGCCCCCATATCCTCCACTCGCTAAGGTTGCAAGAATTGTAGGTTTGCTGTCAATCGAGGTTGCAATCACGAATTCCGGGAAAGTAAGGTGCGCGAGGTATATTTCTGGACCACCGCAATTAGCCATCAGCGTGCTGAAAAGTGCACTTATGTGGGAATTCAAGCCAGATCAATGCCCGGGTGCACCACCAATGGTCAGAGGGATGATCTCTGTTCGAGGGCATTTTGAAATTGGAGAGCAGAGTCCTTGA
- a CDS encoding tyrosine-type recombinase/integrase, whose protein sequence is MARTKTPGLVKRGGTIWHYDVLVDGVRYQGSTRTSDLKTATLFVNQLRLDIARGKLALKDTRKTLTLEEVHQEFLASKTPSVSPLYLASLSAHWRIWLEPRLGKTRIDKIDDSQVDQLRNALLGAGRSQVFTNNVLVTLRTLLNFAVKRGRLRKALKVDLLRVQRKPRPTVPASRVSEFLAAIDRSTHNPQVRVMVRVMLGLGCRSSEVAGMRWEWLDLEQRTYTVGRAKGKEARVLPIPSWLWTALQAMPKGTLSEWVFPTSEGKPHCPGFLRKPLMAAAKELGMGHLTPHRLRASFASLHAASGTPLSELQTMMGHKDFKTLWGYIEQTLDARRDAQEGLGRYLGLSTAPPGTPTAAV, encoded by the coding sequence ATGGCACGAACCAAAACCCCTGGACTGGTCAAGCGAGGCGGGACCATCTGGCACTACGACGTCCTGGTGGACGGGGTGCGCTACCAGGGTTCCACCCGGACCTCTGACCTCAAGACCGCGACCCTGTTCGTCAACCAGCTGCGCCTGGACATCGCCCGGGGCAAACTCGCCCTCAAGGACACCCGGAAGACCTTGACGCTGGAGGAGGTCCATCAGGAATTCCTGGCATCCAAGACACCCTCGGTCAGCCCTCTATACCTTGCGTCCCTGTCTGCCCACTGGCGGATCTGGCTGGAACCCCGCCTTGGGAAGACGCGCATTGACAAGATTGATGATTCCCAAGTGGACCAGTTGCGCAATGCGCTACTCGGGGCGGGGCGTTCCCAGGTCTTCACCAACAACGTCCTGGTGACCCTCAGGACCCTCCTGAACTTCGCCGTGAAGCGCGGGAGGCTGCGGAAGGCGCTCAAGGTGGATTTGCTGCGGGTCCAGAGGAAACCGCGCCCTACCGTCCCTGCCAGCCGAGTATCAGAGTTCCTTGCTGCTATTGACCGCTCCACCCACAACCCCCAGGTCCGTGTGATGGTCCGAGTCATGCTGGGGCTGGGATGCCGATCCAGCGAGGTCGCAGGGATGAGGTGGGAGTGGCTCGACCTTGAGCAGAGGACCTATACCGTGGGACGCGCCAAGGGCAAGGAGGCGCGGGTGCTGCCCATCCCGTCCTGGCTGTGGACTGCCCTCCAGGCGATGCCAAAGGGAACCCTCAGTGAGTGGGTGTTCCCCACCAGTGAAGGCAAGCCTCACTGCCCCGGGTTCCTCCGCAAACCCCTCATGGCAGCCGCCAAGGAACTTGGGATGGGACACCTCACACCCCACCGCCTGAGGGCAAGCTTCGCCAGCCTTCATGCTGCGTCTGGAACGCCCCTCAGCGAGTTGCAGACTATGATGGGGCACAAGGACTTCAAGACCCTCTGGGGATATATCGAGCAGACACTGGATGCCCGCAGGGATGCGCAAGAGGGGCTCGGAAGGTACCTGGGGCTTAGCACTGCCCCTCCAGGCACCCCCACAGCAGCTGTCTAG
- a CDS encoding ATP-binding protein produces the protein MIGTHAELTSVLRQYNPWWTGTGMPDLPTWQRAAFGELFDWMQAPPVGRALLLAGARQIGKTTLFLQCIDRLLKSGVPPSNILYVTFDHPLLKLHGLDGVIKLWREVEPAADGVEYLFLDEIQATKDWQTWLKHQVDFDKRKRIAVTGSATPLTLQGQESGVGRWHTLQLATLSFFEFLQIKRIGEPPLPEVGSLQSLFDWKPADFQRVGADAVPLVGNFHDYLLRGGFPQCALTESMTLAQKLLREDIVDKVLKRDMTALFGVRRIVELEHTFLYLCLHDGELLDLPQLCSSLGLKRPTVSNFIDLLESTHLIYQLKPYGYGKEVLRGRSKIYLADAAIAPSVLLKGKALLEDGPALGRAVETAFFKHVFTRFYRQSIGFSYWRGKKDVEVDIIADIGGELVPFEVKYRSQHTDARDLKGLARFCQERQVRRGYVVTREMADFGITDLQGTPILKIPAPLACYWLSRGELGGGQ, from the coding sequence GTGATCGGAACCCACGCTGAACTCACATCCGTGCTCCGGCAATACAACCCCTGGTGGACCGGCACCGGGATGCCCGACCTGCCGACATGGCAGCGGGCTGCCTTTGGGGAGTTGTTCGACTGGATGCAGGCCCCTCCGGTTGGCCGGGCCCTGCTCCTGGCCGGTGCGCGACAGATCGGGAAGACCACCCTCTTCCTCCAGTGCATCGACCGACTGCTGAAGTCGGGGGTGCCTCCCAGCAATATCCTCTACGTCACCTTCGACCACCCCCTTCTCAAGCTCCATGGCCTGGATGGCGTCATCAAGCTCTGGCGCGAAGTGGAGCCCGCCGCCGATGGCGTGGAGTACCTGTTCCTGGACGAGATCCAGGCCACCAAGGATTGGCAGACCTGGTTGAAGCATCAGGTGGACTTCGACAAACGCAAGCGGATCGCCGTCACCGGGTCGGCAACCCCCCTGACCCTCCAGGGCCAGGAATCCGGGGTGGGGCGCTGGCACACCCTGCAACTGGCCACCCTCTCCTTCTTCGAGTTCCTGCAGATCAAGCGAATCGGCGAGCCCCCGTTGCCCGAGGTCGGCTCCCTGCAATCCCTGTTCGACTGGAAGCCTGCGGACTTCCAGAGGGTGGGTGCCGACGCCGTCCCGCTGGTGGGGAACTTTCACGACTACCTCCTTCGGGGTGGCTTCCCCCAGTGCGCCCTGACCGAGTCCATGACCCTGGCCCAGAAACTCCTGCGGGAGGACATCGTGGACAAGGTGCTCAAGCGGGACATGACGGCCCTGTTCGGGGTCCGCCGCATCGTGGAGCTGGAACACACCTTCCTTTACCTGTGTCTGCACGATGGAGAGCTGTTGGATCTTCCCCAGCTTTGCAGCAGCCTCGGCCTGAAGCGCCCCACCGTGAGCAACTTCATCGACCTGCTGGAGTCCACCCACCTGATCTACCAGCTCAAGCCTTATGGCTACGGCAAGGAGGTGCTCCGGGGCCGGTCCAAGATCTATCTGGCCGACGCCGCCATCGCGCCCAGCGTCCTGCTCAAGGGCAAGGCCCTGCTGGAGGATGGCCCTGCCCTCGGACGAGCCGTGGAGACGGCCTTCTTCAAGCACGTCTTCACGCGCTTCTACCGGCAGAGCATCGGCTTCTCCTACTGGCGGGGCAAGAAAGACGTGGAAGTGGACATCATCGCCGACATCGGCGGCGAGTTGGTGCCCTTCGAGGTTAAATACCGGTCCCAGCACACGGACGCCCGGGATCTGAAGGGGCTGGCCCGGTTCTGTCAGGAAAGACAGGTGCGCCGCGGCTACGTGGTGACCCGCGAGATGGCCGATTTCGGGATCACCGACCTCCAGGGCACGCCGATCCTCAAGATCCCGGCCCCCCTGGCCTGCTACTGGCTCAGTCGAGGAGAGCTTGGTGGGGGGCAGTAG
- a CDS encoding DUF535 family protein, with protein sequence MKALAAAARAWRLSTEAYRGERLSRRLKQNLRWALAAALHPGTALDWFARLDTEGLSPFKEANPILAFKPMRTYLSTRWGAQRRTKVMRETYAFVLWRGGAAREALLKPGGGVPLARVPLGELGEGELLLGFDNRFRKEGEFAVLFEVPALGGRVCSLSFALEWRDNGLSLFAGCVQGVTEGDEDRMKALGKAMHGLRPKALVVFAAQEVARGLGARELYGAGNTIQVHRRKHLIHIAWAHQLTFDYDAFWSELGGREAFDGWFFLPRRARKRTREEIKPNKRSLYAKRYAMQDDLAAQIRRAMAAGPDEQGRATDLVDSP encoded by the coding sequence TTGAAGGCCCTCGCGGCCGCCGCCCGGGCCTGGCGCCTCAGCACCGAGGCCTACCGGGGCGAGCGCCTTTCCCGGCGGCTCAAGCAGAACCTCCGCTGGGCCCTCGCCGCGGCCCTGCATCCCGGCACCGCCCTGGACTGGTTCGCGCGCCTGGACACGGAGGGCCTCTCCCCCTTCAAGGAGGCGAACCCCATCCTCGCCTTCAAGCCCATGCGCACCTACCTCTCCACCCGCTGGGGCGCGCAGCGGCGCACCAAGGTGATGCGGGAGACCTACGCCTTCGTCCTCTGGCGGGGCGGGGCGGCCCGGGAGGCCCTGCTGAAGCCCGGCGGCGGCGTGCCCCTGGCCCGGGTCCCCCTGGGTGAGCTGGGCGAGGGCGAACTCCTCCTGGGCTTCGACAACCGGTTCCGCAAGGAAGGCGAGTTCGCCGTGCTCTTCGAGGTGCCGGCCCTGGGCGGCCGCGTCTGCAGCCTGTCCTTCGCCCTGGAGTGGCGGGACAACGGGCTCTCCCTCTTCGCGGGCTGCGTCCAGGGCGTCACCGAGGGCGACGAGGACCGGATGAAGGCCCTGGGGAAGGCCATGCACGGCCTGCGCCCCAAGGCCCTCGTCGTCTTCGCGGCCCAGGAGGTGGCGCGGGGCCTCGGCGCCCGGGAGCTCTACGGCGCCGGCAACACCATCCAGGTCCACCGCCGCAAGCACCTCATCCACATCGCCTGGGCCCACCAGCTGACCTTCGACTACGACGCCTTCTGGAGCGAACTGGGCGGCCGCGAGGCCTTCGACGGCTGGTTCTTCCTGCCCCGCCGCGCCCGCAAGCGCACCCGCGAGGAGATCAAGCCCAACAAGCGGAGCCTCTACGCCAAGCGCTACGCCATGCAGGACGACCTCGCCGCCCAGATCCGCCGCGCCATGGCCGCCGGCCCCGACGAACAAGGCCGCGCGACGGACCTGGTGGACTCGCCCTAG